A window from Candidatus Manganitrophaceae bacterium encodes these proteins:
- a CDS encoding TrkA family potassium uptake protein — MKRFLVIGLGRFGMSLAETLFEDGAEVIAIDELAERVEEIKEKTTLAVQLDSTDSDALKSVGADRVDAAIIAIGEDFEASVVTTAVLKDLGLKEIIVRAYTEREKKILQLIGASRVIFVEQEMGRRLGKTFSGDAILDYIEISSTHSIVQWEAPDFLFGKTLGDLKIKEKWNLNLFAIKKEGTASLGFGWRKGEEKLEFSPPLEYTLVRGDILVLLGRSRDLTRFTAQKK, encoded by the coding sequence ATGAAGCGATTTTTAGTGATCGGGCTGGGCCGATTCGGCATGAGCCTTGCGGAAACACTCTTTGAGGACGGGGCGGAGGTCATTGCGATAGACGAACTTGCTGAACGGGTGGAAGAGATCAAAGAAAAGACCACCCTGGCCGTTCAGCTCGACAGCACCGATTCCGACGCCCTGAAATCGGTTGGGGCAGACCGTGTCGATGCCGCCATTATTGCAATCGGGGAAGACTTCGAGGCCAGCGTCGTGACGACAGCGGTCCTCAAAGACTTGGGCCTGAAGGAGATTATTGTTCGCGCCTATACGGAAAGAGAAAAAAAGATTCTTCAACTGATCGGAGCCAGCCGAGTCATCTTTGTGGAACAGGAAATGGGAAGGCGCCTGGGAAAAACCTTCTCCGGTGATGCCATTCTCGACTATATCGAGATCTCTTCCACCCACTCCATTGTACAATGGGAAGCACCTGATTTTCTGTTCGGAAAGACACTGGGAGATCTCAAGATAAAGGAAAAGTGGAACCTGAACCTCTTCGCGATAAAAAAAGAAGGGACGGCCTCCTTAGGGTTTGGTTGGAGAAAGGGGGAAGAGAAGCTGGAGTTCAGTCCTCCATTGGAATACACCCTCGTAAGGGGAGACATCCTGGTTCTCCTGGGAAGAAGCCGGGACCTGACCCGCTTTACCGCGCAGAAGAAATGA
- a CDS encoding sodium-coupled transporter: MTAEMFFVLALAATAVILFVAEIFPVDLVALMVMSTLLVSRIISPEEGISGFSNMATVTVGAMFVLSAGLYKTGALNFIGVHLVRVGKRNFWVALITMMLTIGGISAFVNNTAAVAIFMPIVLSVARDIKVSPSKLLMPLSFAAMFGGVCTLIGTSTNILVDSIAIRHGLPPFGMFEFSRLGLIIFGAGVLYMMMIGVRLIPSTRASGDLTEEFGMGDYLTEIIILPKAKSIGLSLGSSPLIQDLDIDVLEVFRVGRRLLLPAPGIILQEYDILRVRCNVEKIQALQEREGITIKSGIEWRDADLESTQAVLVEAVVAPNSMLEGKTLKTIRFRHRFGATALAIRHRGDVMHEKLETTTLRAGDALLIEVKHDHMDQLKQHPAFVFISEVDLPEFRKRKIIPALIIIISVVTTAAIGLFPIVVSAVVGSVLLVLTGSITLEEAYEAIEWKVIFLLAGVLTLGIALEKTGAALLLSNVLISGVGQWGPTALLSAIFFLTMMLTNVMSNNATAALLAPIAIVTAESVGLSPRPFLMAVMFAASLSFMSPVGYQTNTLIYGPGQYRYSDFVRVGTPLNMLFWVLSTWLIPVFWPF, encoded by the coding sequence ATGACCGCCGAAATGTTTTTCGTCCTGGCGCTTGCCGCCACAGCAGTTATTCTTTTTGTGGCTGAGATATTTCCTGTTGATCTGGTTGCGTTGATGGTGATGTCGACCCTTCTTGTCAGCCGGATCATCTCCCCTGAAGAAGGAATATCCGGCTTCAGCAATATGGCCACCGTGACCGTAGGGGCCATGTTTGTTTTGAGTGCCGGTCTGTACAAAACAGGGGCATTAAACTTTATCGGCGTTCACCTGGTCCGTGTGGGGAAACGGAATTTTTGGGTGGCCCTCATCACGATGATGTTAACCATTGGCGGTATTTCTGCGTTTGTCAATAATACGGCCGCGGTGGCCATTTTTATGCCGATTGTCTTGAGTGTTGCGCGGGATATCAAGGTCAGCCCTTCCAAGTTGCTGATGCCTCTTTCCTTCGCGGCGATGTTCGGCGGCGTCTGCACGCTGATCGGGACCTCAACCAATATCCTTGTTGATTCTATTGCTATTCGTCATGGTCTTCCTCCTTTTGGAATGTTTGAATTTTCCCGTCTCGGATTGATTATCTTCGGCGCCGGAGTTCTCTACATGATGATGATTGGGGTCCGCCTGATTCCGAGTACAAGGGCATCTGGGGATCTGACCGAGGAATTTGGAATGGGGGATTATCTGACAGAGATCATCATCCTTCCAAAGGCAAAATCGATTGGCTTATCCCTGGGAAGTTCTCCCCTGATTCAGGATCTTGATATTGATGTCCTGGAAGTCTTCAGGGTGGGGAGGCGTCTCTTGCTGCCCGCGCCCGGTATTATCCTTCAAGAGTATGATATTCTCCGTGTCCGCTGTAATGTTGAAAAAATTCAGGCGCTCCAGGAACGAGAGGGCATTACGATCAAGTCCGGTATTGAGTGGCGGGATGCTGATCTCGAGTCGACACAGGCGGTTTTAGTCGAGGCCGTGGTTGCGCCGAATTCAATGTTGGAAGGAAAAACGCTCAAGACGATTCGCTTCCGTCACCGCTTCGGGGCGACGGCACTCGCGATTCGTCATCGGGGAGATGTCATGCATGAGAAGCTGGAAACGACTACGCTCCGAGCCGGTGACGCGCTTCTCATAGAGGTCAAACATGACCATATGGACCAACTGAAACAGCACCCGGCCTTCGTTTTTATCTCCGAAGTGGATCTTCCGGAGTTTAGAAAGCGAAAAATTATTCCGGCCCTGATCATTATCATCTCTGTTGTCACGACGGCCGCCATAGGACTCTTTCCGATTGTTGTGAGTGCCGTTGTGGGATCTGTCCTGCTTGTTCTGACAGGAAGTATTACACTGGAAGAGGCCTATGAGGCCATAGAGTGGAAAGTCATCTTCCTGCTTGCCGGGGTTCTGACCTTGGGGATTGCCCTGGAAAAGACCGGTGCGGCCCTCCTTCTTTCGAATGTACTTATCTCAGGGGTGGGTCAGTGGGGACCGACCGCACTGCTCTCAGCCATTTTTTTCCTGACCATGATGCTGACCAATGTCATGTCGAACAATGCGACTGCCGCCCTCCTTGCCCCCATTGCCATTGTGACAGCGGAATCTGTCGGATTAAGCCCGCGCCCTTTTCTGATGGCGGTGATGTTTGCGGCTTCGCTCAGCTTTATGAGCCCGGTCGGATATCAGACCAATACGCTGATCTATGGTCCCGGACAATATCGGTATTCCGATTTCGTTCGCGTGGGAACGCCCCTGAATATGCTCTTTTGGGTATTGTCCACCTGGCTCATTCCCGTCTTCTGGCCCTTCTAA
- the alr gene encoding alanine racemase yields MALVNLAALHENICRVRRRSGCGKILPVVKADAYGHGAVEVARFLSGTGGPGKGAKNNGLGKDLSGEISMFGVAFLEEGMALRKAGIRHPILLLAGCPITQIPEIVRYGLTPVLFDSESMTALSRYAKKIGKVVNVHIKFDTGMGRIGLSPADASSFIAKVVDQEGICVEGILTHFADADLKDLSFARYQLKAISEIWKKLEKGGINIPYCHIANSAAIMHFSRAHLNLVRPGLMLYGYSPLEGRTKVRLSPVMQVKSRVIALRRVPAGVSISYGRTYVTPRESLIATVSIGYADGYPRLLSNRGVMLAKGKRVPVVGRVCMDMTMLDVSQVPSLSVGDWVTVIGAENKQTVWADEVARASETIPYEILCGIGDRVQRVYLHENASRTKSRP; encoded by the coding sequence ATTGCTCTGGTGAACCTGGCCGCCCTGCATGAAAATATCTGCCGAGTAAGAAGGCGCAGCGGTTGCGGAAAGATCCTTCCCGTGGTCAAGGCAGATGCCTATGGTCATGGCGCGGTCGAGGTGGCTCGATTTCTGTCCGGCACAGGTGGGCCCGGAAAGGGAGCCAAAAATAATGGGCTCGGAAAAGATCTGTCCGGGGAAATCAGCATGTTTGGCGTTGCTTTTCTCGAGGAGGGAATGGCCTTGAGAAAAGCAGGGATTAGACACCCGATCCTGCTTCTGGCCGGATGTCCGATCACTCAAATTCCTGAAATTGTACGATACGGTCTCACCCCGGTTTTGTTTGATTCGGAGTCGATGACAGCACTCAGCCGGTATGCAAAAAAAATTGGGAAGGTCGTGAACGTGCATATCAAGTTTGATACAGGTATGGGACGTATTGGTCTCTCCCCCGCAGATGCATCTTCCTTTATCGCAAAGGTGGTGGATCAGGAAGGAATTTGCGTGGAGGGGATCCTGACCCATTTTGCCGATGCCGATTTAAAGGATCTCTCTTTTGCAAGATATCAGCTAAAGGCCATCAGTGAGATCTGGAAAAAACTTGAAAAGGGAGGGATAAATATACCCTATTGCCATATCGCCAATAGCGCTGCAATTATGCATTTCAGCCGGGCACATCTTAATCTGGTCCGACCGGGCTTGATGCTCTACGGGTATTCACCCCTGGAGGGTCGTACTAAGGTTCGGCTCTCTCCGGTGATGCAGGTCAAGTCTCGCGTCATCGCCTTGCGGCGTGTTCCTGCAGGGGTATCCATCAGCTATGGCCGAACCTATGTTACACCCAGAGAAAGTCTCATTGCGACGGTGTCAATCGGATATGCCGACGGCTATCCGCGTCTTCTCTCAAATCGGGGTGTGATGCTTGCCAAAGGGAAACGGGTGCCGGTTGTCGGGCGCGTTTGTATGGATATGACCATGCTCGATGTATCCCAAGTCCCTTCCTTGAGTGTTGGCGACTGGGTCACCGTCATCGGGGCTGAAAATAAACAAACAGTGTGGGCCGATGAAGTGGCCCGTGCCTCGGAAACGATTCCTTATGAAATTCTATGCGGAATTGGAGATCGTGTCCAAAGAGTTTACCTGCATGAGAATGCATCACGCACGAAATCCCGGCCCTGA
- a CDS encoding ribosome recycling factor → MSDDLKKKMTDKMGVSISRFIGELSGVRTGRASLALFDSVKVNYYGTLTPLNQIASLSIPESRFVSVQPWDVSQLQEIEKAIMTSGLGLTPSNDGTIIRIAIPVLTEERRKDLVKFIKKMGEDCKIAIRNVRRDTNDELKSRQREGILSEDEERKNQEAVQKITDQSIARVDDILRKKETEILEV, encoded by the coding sequence ATGTCGGATGATCTTAAAAAGAAGATGACCGATAAAATGGGGGTTTCTATCTCCCGTTTTATCGGGGAGCTTTCCGGTGTTCGAACAGGCCGTGCCTCCCTTGCACTCTTTGATTCGGTGAAGGTAAACTACTACGGAACGCTGACTCCGCTTAATCAGATTGCCTCTCTTTCTATTCCTGAGAGTCGTTTTGTGTCGGTCCAGCCCTGGGATGTCAGCCAGCTTCAGGAAATTGAAAAGGCGATTATGACTTCTGGTTTGGGTCTGACCCCTTCCAATGACGGGACAATAATCCGGATTGCCATCCCTGTCTTGACTGAGGAACGCCGGAAGGATCTGGTCAAATTCATAAAGAAGATGGGTGAAGATTGCAAGATCGCGATCCGGAATGTGCGCCGTGATACGAATGATGAATTAAAATCCCGGCAGAGAGAGGGCATCCTCTCTGAAGATGAAGAGAGGAAGAACCAGGAAGCCGTTCAAAAAATTACAGATCAATCCATTGCCAGGGTAGATGACATTCTGCGAAAGAAAGAAACCGAGATCCTCGAAGTATAA
- a CDS encoding UMP kinase: MSQAKYQRVLLKVSGELLAGDEGFGINPSMIAAVAEQIKEMVAMKVETAIVIGGGNIFRGIAGSAAGMDRVSADYMGMLATVLNALALQSILEKKGVFTRVQSAIEMKELAEGYIRRKAIRHLEKKRVVIFAAGTGNPYFSTDTAAVLRSIEIGAEVILKGTKVDGVFDKDPMKDPTARKYSELTYLNVIDRGLKIMDSTAVTLCMDNDLPLIVFNLNKKENIRKVLMGEAVGTLISKAGDKEQDAHVG, from the coding sequence ATGTCTCAAGCAAAATACCAGAGGGTTCTCCTGAAAGTGAGCGGCGAGCTCCTGGCCGGTGACGAAGGCTTCGGGATCAATCCCTCAATGATCGCCGCGGTTGCCGAGCAGATAAAAGAGATGGTCGCGATGAAGGTCGAAACCGCGATTGTGATTGGCGGCGGGAACATCTTCCGGGGTATTGCGGGGAGCGCCGCGGGGATGGACCGTGTTTCCGCAGATTACATGGGGATGCTGGCAACGGTTCTCAATGCCCTGGCCCTTCAGAGTATTTTGGAAAAAAAGGGTGTTTTTACACGGGTTCAGTCCGCGATTGAGATGAAAGAGCTGGCCGAGGGTTATATCCGGAGAAAAGCCATCCGGCACCTGGAAAAAAAGCGGGTGGTGATTTTTGCCGCGGGGACCGGGAACCCTTATTTTTCAACCGATACGGCGGCCGTCTTACGTTCCATCGAGATCGGGGCGGAGGTGATCTTAAAGGGGACAAAGGTCGATGGGGTCTTCGACAAGGACCCGATGAAAGATCCCACCGCCAGGAAATACTCAGAACTGACCTACTTAAATGTGATCGACAGGGGTTTGAAGATCATGGATTCAACGGCAGTAACCCTTTGCATGGATAACGACCTCCCTCTTATCGTCTTCAATTTGAATAAAAAAGAAAACATCAGAAAGGTCCTGATGGGCGAAGCCGTGGGGACACTCATCAGTAAGGCGGGTGACAAGGAGCAGGATGCCCATGTCGGATGA
- the tsf gene encoding translation elongation factor Ts: MLTVEAIKTLREKTGAGIMDCKTALKETDGDLTRAVDYLRKKGLAAAIKRSGRQTQEGIVGSYIHGGGKIGVLIEVNCETDFVARNSEFQGLVKDLAMQIAGSNPCPRYVGPENVPSEIIDKEREIFIAQARETKKPEHVIEKIAEGKVNKFLKEICLTEQTFIKDPDLTIKELVAQKISKIGENIQIRRFTRFQLGEGEA; encoded by the coding sequence TTGTTGACTGTTGAAGCGATAAAGACATTACGGGAAAAGACGGGGGCGGGTATTATGGATTGTAAGACCGCCCTCAAGGAAACGGATGGGGATTTGACCCGAGCGGTCGATTATCTCCGAAAAAAAGGGCTGGCGGCTGCGATAAAAAGATCAGGGCGTCAAACACAGGAAGGGATTGTCGGCTCGTATATTCATGGCGGTGGAAAGATCGGTGTCCTGATTGAAGTAAATTGTGAAACTGATTTTGTCGCGCGCAATAGTGAATTTCAGGGACTGGTCAAAGATCTGGCCATGCAAATCGCAGGTTCAAACCCTTGTCCTCGCTATGTCGGACCAGAGAATGTACCCTCGGAGATTATTGATAAAGAGAGAGAGATCTTCATCGCGCAGGCCAGGGAAACAAAGAAGCCGGAGCATGTGATCGAAAAGATTGCCGAAGGAAAGGTGAACAAGTTTCTGAAAGAGATTTGTCTGACTGAACAGACCTTCATAAAAGATCCCGACCTTACGATAAAAGAGTTGGTTGCTCAGAAGATTTCCAAAATAGGGGAAAACATTCAGATTCGCCGGTTTACAAGGTTTCAGCTGGGAGAAGGCGAAGCCTGA
- the rpsB gene encoding 30S ribosomal protein S2 encodes MSQIKELLDAGVHFGHQTKRWNPKMIRYIFGERNNIYIIDLQKTAKKLEVAYNFVRDLTEKGDSILFVGTKRQAQEIVTEEAKRCNMFYVDHRWLGGMLTNFSTIKKSIGRLKKLEAAQKDGTYDRLPKKEVIKLEKKRGHLEKNLGGIKQMNALPGAIFVIDTIKEKTAVLEATRLGVPVIAIVDTNCDPDEIDYVIPGNDDAIRSIRLLTSKMADAVLEGQRLREKTVAPEVPDAPAPEKGIQWEAKPEPVAVSAPEPPTAPAPEPSPESSPEEKEETAPPENG; translated from the coding sequence ATGAGCCAAATAAAGGAATTGTTAGATGCAGGTGTTCATTTCGGGCATCAGACCAAGCGCTGGAACCCCAAGATGATCCGGTATATTTTTGGAGAGCGTAATAATATCTATATCATTGACCTTCAAAAAACGGCCAAGAAGTTAGAGGTTGCGTATAATTTTGTCCGGGATTTGACGGAGAAAGGGGATTCCATCCTTTTCGTCGGGACCAAGCGGCAGGCGCAGGAGATTGTCACGGAAGAAGCGAAGCGCTGCAATATGTTTTATGTCGATCATCGTTGGCTGGGTGGAATGCTCACAAATTTTTCGACCATCAAGAAGAGTATTGGCAGGCTCAAAAAGCTTGAGGCTGCCCAGAAAGACGGCACCTACGATCGTCTCCCGAAAAAAGAAGTCATCAAGCTTGAAAAGAAGCGGGGGCACCTTGAGAAGAATCTGGGTGGGATTAAGCAGATGAACGCCCTCCCGGGGGCGATATTTGTCATTGATACGATAAAGGAGAAGACGGCGGTCCTGGAGGCAACCCGGCTTGGCGTTCCCGTCATTGCCATTGTGGACACGAACTGTGATCCGGATGAAATCGACTATGTCATTCCGGGGAATGATGATGCCATCCGTTCTATCCGATTGCTGACCAGCAAGATGGCAGATGCAGTTTTAGAGGGCCAGCGGCTTAGGGAAAAGACAGTCGCTCCAGAAGTTCCGGACGCGCCGGCACCCGAAAAGGGGATACAATGGGAAGCGAAGCCTGAACCCGTTGCAGTCAGTGCTCCCGAACCGCCTACAGCGCCAGCTCCAGAACCCTCTCCCGAGTCTTCCCCCGAAGAGAAAGAGGAAACAGCGCCGCCTGAAAACGGGTAA
- a CDS encoding NUDIX domain-containing protein, with amino-acid sequence MHRNNIIQQLLSYEVTWKNESSMVKRLIDFILSNTECFERHLKKGHVTGSAWVVNKGGTHVLLTHHKKLNKWLQLGGHADGDSDILRVALREVYEESGLEQAEALSGGIFDIDIHQIPRRGEEPGHYHYDIRYAIQATGSETYIVSDESHDLSWIDIRKLEQKTNDESILRMASKWIAGRKDLSLGEGDV; translated from the coding sequence ATGCATAGAAACAACATCATTCAGCAACTTCTTTCCTATGAGGTCACATGGAAAAATGAATCTTCCATGGTAAAACGACTCATCGACTTCATTTTGTCCAATACAGAATGTTTCGAGAGACACTTAAAAAAGGGGCATGTCACCGGTTCTGCCTGGGTCGTCAATAAAGGTGGGACGCACGTACTACTCACGCACCACAAGAAGTTAAACAAATGGCTTCAACTCGGGGGTCATGCCGATGGGGACTCTGATATTCTCAGGGTCGCGCTACGTGAAGTTTACGAAGAGTCGGGCCTGGAACAAGCCGAAGCGCTAAGCGGAGGGATCTTTGATATCGACATCCACCAGATCCCAAGAAGGGGAGAAGAGCCGGGGCATTACCATTATGACATCCGATATGCCATCCAGGCCACAGGCAGTGAAACCTATATTGTCAGTGATGAATCCCACGATTTGAGCTGGATAGACATAAGGAAACTGGAACAAAAGACAAATGATGAATCGATTCTTCGCATGGCCTCTAAATGGATAGCAGGACGAAAAGACCTATCGCTTGGAGAGGGCGACGTATAA
- a CDS encoding iron-containing redox enzyme family protein has protein sequence MEIQKMATRQIPDGLKAETEVRSRYNTAETQFEMLLDADGLDENLGMLRLIILDFEQTLEHALVSAYQDAPHSEPAHRFLHRVLYRINRLKLFWYDDLKRYKNERSVYLRAIRDRIEEDWQSWEMNLLDCPPLKELNIEESLKEETQKDLDPEPSESGAFFRDHVENAGYRRLLAIMSLDGLVEASQLSRMLGGVGNKIHSMLTRVFLEEYGGGRLSRKHSTFFEDMLTESEMRVDPEAYFDTLPWEVLAGINHSFLLSERKRYFLRYIGGLLYTEVSVPSAFRNYLAAAKRLDLSKKAMGYWDLHIKEDEHHGRWMLHDVALPLVKRYPDDAWELVLGYKQQRLFSQRAGEAIARAARIADSESRNID, from the coding sequence ATGGAAATACAAAAAATGGCAACACGACAGATTCCTGATGGTCTTAAGGCCGAGACCGAAGTGCGTTCACGCTACAATACCGCTGAAACGCAATTCGAGATGCTTCTTGATGCCGATGGGTTGGATGAAAACCTTGGCATGCTCCGTCTCATCATCCTGGATTTTGAGCAGACACTGGAGCACGCCTTGGTCTCTGCCTATCAGGACGCTCCTCATTCGGAACCCGCACACCGATTTTTGCATCGGGTTCTTTATCGAATTAATCGCCTCAAGCTTTTCTGGTATGACGATTTAAAGCGGTACAAGAATGAACGCTCTGTTTACCTTCGGGCTATCCGTGACCGGATTGAGGAGGACTGGCAGTCGTGGGAAATGAACCTTCTGGATTGTCCCCCGTTAAAAGAATTAAACATTGAGGAAAGCTTAAAGGAAGAGACGCAAAAGGATTTGGACCCGGAGCCCTCTGAATCCGGTGCTTTCTTTCGTGACCATGTGGAAAATGCGGGATACCGGCGGCTATTGGCGATCATGTCGCTGGATGGCCTCGTTGAGGCCAGTCAGTTGTCGCGCATGCTGGGGGGAGTTGGGAACAAGATCCATTCCATGCTGACCAGGGTGTTCCTGGAGGAATACGGCGGCGGTCGTCTTTCACGCAAGCACTCCACCTTTTTTGAAGACATGCTCACTGAGTCTGAGATGCGAGTAGATCCGGAGGCCTATTTCGACACGCTCCCTTGGGAGGTTCTTGCGGGAATCAATCACAGCTTCCTCCTTAGCGAACGGAAACGCTATTTTCTCCGCTACATCGGAGGACTGCTCTATACCGAGGTCTCCGTCCCTTCTGCGTTCCGAAATTATCTGGCCGCGGCGAAGCGGCTTGATTTGTCAAAAAAGGCCATGGGATATTGGGATCTGCACATCAAAGAAGATGAACATCACGGCCGATGGATGCTTCATGACGTTGCCCTTCCCCTGGTAAAACGGTATCCGGATGACGCCTGGGAGTTGGTTCTCGGATACAAACAGCAGCGATTGTTTAGCCAGCGTGCGGGTGAGGCTATCGCACGGGCTGCGCGCATCGCGGATTCGGAAAGCAGAAATATAGATTAA
- a CDS encoding exosortase system-associated protein, TIGR04073 family produces MKKLLSSTVIRTMESESGVAAYSDRPAILISMFLVLMVSFTLVLSGISFADASLDRYVKDTGTKLMTGVVNMSTGWAEIFSKPHDIKVKGGPIEVVSLGPLGGLLTAVLRTGSGVYDTATFLFPLLNKNQTRIESGFAWRDMGSGYEKFRNRHVVEMDPLTLTEVRIFPFKD; encoded by the coding sequence ATGAAAAAGTTACTTTCCAGTACGGTAATTCGGACAATGGAGTCAGAATCAGGCGTTGCAGCTTACTCCGACAGGCCTGCAATCCTGATATCGATGTTCCTCGTCCTCATGGTCTCGTTTACGTTGGTCTTGTCTGGAATTTCATTCGCAGATGCTTCACTTGACCGATACGTAAAAGACACAGGAACGAAATTGATGACCGGTGTCGTGAATATGTCTACGGGATGGGCCGAAATTTTCAGTAAACCTCATGACATCAAGGTGAAGGGTGGGCCGATCGAAGTGGTGTCCTTAGGTCCACTCGGTGGCCTTCTGACGGCTGTCTTACGGACAGGGTCAGGGGTCTATGATACAGCCACTTTTTTGTTCCCATTACTGAACAAGAATCAAACAAGGATAGAGTCAGGGTTTGCGTGGCGGGATATGGGATCAGGCTATGAAAAGTTCCGAAATCGGCATGTCGTAGAAATGGACCCTCTGACTTTAACAGAGGTCAGGATCTTCCCTTTTAAAGATTAG